The Plasmodium falciparum 3D7 genome assembly, chromosome: 12 genome contains the following window.
AGAGGAAGAATTACATCAGTGCATTCATATGGTGCATTTCTCGATTGTAATgtctatataaaaaatcaaGATAATCGATATAAGAAAATTTTAGCTTTacttcataaaaataaattgacGTTAAATGTTGGATTATCATCAGATTCCTCAAGTGAGAAGGAAAACAAGGAacttatattacaaaaaaatatgaacattaTAGTATATGTggataaaattataaagcgGGAGCTTCCTcctgaaaaagaaaaaataaacaatgaaagtattaataataagatGATAAATCGTACTATAAATGAAAAtccacataataataataataattacaataataataattacaataataataattacaataataaGGACGTCAATTCTTTTAATTGTAGTAAAGAAAAGGAcaacaattttattttctttaatttgaCTTTAGATTCTTCCATAacagaagaaaaaattaattggTTACAAAATTTGAAATTCAAGAAAGACTCAATTAATCAACAAATTCTTTTGAACAATCAAAAAGTTAACCAGGAAAATAAAACAGAcatgaacaaaatatatattaatcataataataataataataataataataatgatatagtACATTGTGAAAGTAACAACGACAATGTATTAGACCCATcctataaaaatgaaattggTAATAATCAAATCGCTAATATAGATAATCACAATgttcaaaattattatcaagaggataaccaaaaaaaacaaaacaagcAAAAATTCAATAGTATAATAGATAAACCTAATACTAATTCTAATGATAATATCTTTATCAataattgtaatattataagaaaaaatcgAGTCACCAAAGTTTTTTtgatgaataataaaatgtgcaataatcattatattaatgaaaaaaaaaattatttttataataatacatttaagGAAAAATGCTCATTCGGAAAAAATTGTAACATGatatttcaaaataaaaatatagagacagaaaatacaaataaaaagcaAGATGAAAATATTGGAGGAGAggtcaagaaaaaaaaaaaagaaaaaaaaaaaaaaaaaaaaaaattggaacataacaaattaaatgataataatatagagaCTGTTGATGAGTTTGATGATTTATTTgatgttttaataaatgatcaagatggtaataatatagaaaaggGTGAAACTATTATTGATACAGATGTAGTGGGTAATATAaatggaaatataaataacaataatgataataatgatgatgataataataataatgatgatgattattatagAGATGAAATGAAATGCATactgaaaaatatatatagtcaCAAAGAAacgaataataataaaaaaaaaaacagctTTTCTGATGAAAAGGAAATTAAATCAATGAAAAATTACGATAGTAATAAAATacagaaatatatacaaacaagtaataataatgataataatgatgttaataataataagagtaaaccttatgatgatgaaaaaggTAATGTTTCCAAATTAGAAAAGTGCAAATCTTTTGAACGTTTAAGTGATAGAGAAAAATGGAAAAGTGATATTAGAAGAGAAGaatcattatattataccaagttatttaaatgtaacgaagatattaatgattattattctactaataataagaaagaaatagaaaatgataatttatcatatgacgataataatgaaaaggatgaaatgttagataataatatgatgttTAATGCTAAATTgaataaatgtaataatgaattatattataaaatcaatgacaatattaataatattaattataataataataataataataattcttttgatTTCTCATCCTTCTCAGATATGTCTATAGAAcaattaaaagaagaaatatttaaaaggaaatatttattacctATAGATGTAACAcatgaaaatttaaaaagtaggttaatacaaatatgtatatgtgaaAACAATAAATTGAAATTTGATAATTTTCCTGTTATTAGATATTATCTATATGATGTACATTTTTCAAtagaagaaattaaaatgattatattaactaataaaaattttttaaataaatccaatataaataaatgttttttagattcgttaaatataaatgaacttaaatatttattacataaatcTATGGAAAATTTCCGGTTATGGGAACCAGATGATAAtatcaaaagaaaaattttaaatatgaataa
Protein-coding sequences here:
- a CDS encoding RNA-binding protein, putative, which codes for MKITILPFFVKISLFLFFFVHKNFIYSYKINGGFLKYENYNKGGMLLRSSLEEEKNVYTSDIMLRKNDSVEKNKRKIRYSFSPIKTNTLINIKKKIALNERRSNFVKNKKYNSMRSGVERRKIRGPPKKDIHKLLIDDINKERMKEKIYSIKNIDNDNNDMKIIDDDNVNILPLPVEKNMEGYNCLILCKGLPFHVDNSQIIEFFKPYKIMEKYIIFMRDKKGHFFGDILVRFINKEQKYLALKNKNYKFLLHRYIQLYNVNEEHYEEYYNIGYKNPPAYKNYVPIKNIILPNTIEDTTNYTLHDNELMYNYNGNNNNYHLVDDHIHSFNYNQDDDEETKELREKVNVNGIMLKNLYTGRKLRGRITSVHSYGAFLDCNVYIKNQDNRYKKILALLHKNKLTLNVGLSSDSSSEKENKELILQKNMNIIVYVDKIIKRELPPEKEKINNESINNKMINRTINENPHNNNNNYNNNNYNNNNYNNKDVNSFNCSKEKDNNFIFFNLTLDSSITEEKINWLQNLKFKKDSINQQILLNNQKVNQENKTDMNKIYINHNNNNNNNNNDIVHCESNNDNVLDPSYKNEIGNNQIANIDNHNVQNYYQEDNQKKQNKQKFNSIIDKPNTNSNDNIFINNCNIIRKNRVTKVFLMNNKMCNNHYINEKKNYFYNNTFKEKCSFGKNCNMIFQNKNIETENTNKKQDENIGGEVKKKKKEKKKKKKKLEHNKLNDNNIETVDEFDDLFDVLINDQDGNNIEKGETIIDTDVVGNINGNINNNNDNNDDDNNNNDDDYYRDEMKCILKNIYSHKETNNNKKKNSFSDEKEIKSMKNYDSNKIQKYIQTSNNNDNNDVNNNKSKPYDDEKGNVSKLEKCKSFERLSDREKWKSDIRREESLYYTKLFKCNEDINDYYSTNNKKEIENDNLSYDDNNEKDEMLDNNMMFNAKLNKCNNELYYKINDNINNINYNNNNNNNSFDFSSFSDMSIEQLKEEIFKRKYLLPIDVTHENLKSRLIQICICENNKLKFDNFPVIRYYLYDVHFSIEEIKMIILTNKNFLNKSNINKCFLDSLNINELKYLLHKSMENFRLWEPDDNIKRKILNMNKDLLLKQNLNNTNHIDERNLLILWNDFKDFMLNFIYTIDESSDPLENIKNMNMDTIQSPRLKNDKTYNNSNNNNNNNNNNSSCFYNNSYHNNYIYRMKKLEKENFFLKHNQPLINQIENQLNTKNHENKDAFENAWIKLNEINKENEQDLPHRIDVKKAMAILNDRSLLKKMKKSIDDVSDEYGNRDYINKVIRYILKHKNYFNEELNEEKLKSMSYDQLLILLDKLPLELIEELL